The following proteins are encoded in a genomic region of Deltaproteobacteria bacterium:
- a CDS encoding DUF3553 domain-containing protein: MRNDVRLFLRAGEQVKHNRNLQWGVGVVEEVMTSSVPGGTCLARIRFQDGRLRVFHNDLDNESCCYYFGIRHYDDPGRNNIRRQLLAYFDSDDC, encoded by the coding sequence GTGCGGAATGACGTGAGGCTATTCCTGAGAGCGGGAGAGCAAGTCAAGCACAACCGCAACCTCCAGTGGGGCGTCGGCGTCGTGGAGGAGGTGATGACCTCCAGCGTCCCCGGCGGCACCTGCCTCGCCCGCATCCGCTTCCAGGACGGCCGCCTCCGCGTCTTCCACAACGACCTCGACAACGAAAGCTGCTGCTACTATTTCGGCATCCGCCACTACGACGATCCCGGCCGCAACAACATCCGCCGCCAACTCCTGGCGTACTTCGATTCCGACGACTGCTGA
- a CDS encoding M67 family metallopeptidase, which yields MATIAEHALETYPEECCGVILGGDGGEEVHRLENIQNRLHATDPETFPRDARTAYTLDPKELEAVLEQAERRGLAFKALYHSHPDHDAYFSAEDKACATPFGEPTYPDTAQIVISVMGGKVGRVAVYAWDAGAGDFVETTLHGVPGR from the coding sequence TTGGCAACCATCGCTGAACACGCCTTGGAGACCTACCCGGAGGAATGCTGCGGGGTCATCCTCGGCGGCGACGGCGGCGAAGAAGTGCATCGACTCGAGAACATCCAGAACCGGTTGCACGCCACCGACCCCGAGACGTTTCCCAGGGACGCGCGCACGGCTTACACCCTGGACCCCAAGGAGTTGGAGGCGGTCCTGGAGCAGGCGGAGCGCCGCGGTTTGGCGTTCAAGGCCCTGTATCATTCCCATCCCGACCACGACGCCTACTTCTCGGCCGAGGACAAGGCCTGCGCGACGCCCTTCGGAGAGCCCACCTATCCGGATACGGCGCAGATTGTCATCTCCGTCATGGGCGGCAAGGTGGGCCGCGTAGCGGTCTACGCTTGGGACGCCGGGGCCGGTGACTTCGTCGAGACCACGTTGCACGGAGTGCCGGGCCGTTGA
- a CDS encoding CoA transferase, which produces MKALEGLKVVEAAAYAAGPVVGKHLVDQGATVVHIESRTRPDGFRTHYPPYKDNIHGLNRSGLFALCNSEKLGVTLNLKKGPKALALAKRIVSWADVLVENFSPGTIGRLGLGYDTLKEVNPRLIMLSSSNLGQTGPHAHHPGFGSQLSSLAGFTNLTGYRDGSPQILYGPYIDYIAVGYGVVAVLAALEYREATGRGQHIDLAQYETGLQYLAPLLLDYTVNGHIAVRDGNRHPEASPHGAFPCAGEDQWCVLSVASDEQWRALCHVMDRPDWGGRDEYSTAERRRARADELETRIGEWTQGFEARELVEKLQAAGVPAGVVNGMERIYDDPQLVHRGQWTRMEQAEIGAMSYQRAPFTLSESDSGPDRPDPLLGEHNAYFYRELLGLSEAEFDTFTSEGIID; this is translated from the coding sequence ATGAAAGCACTGGAAGGTCTCAAGGTGGTGGAGGCCGCGGCGTACGCGGCCGGGCCGGTCGTGGGGAAGCATCTGGTGGACCAGGGCGCCACGGTGGTCCACATCGAATCGCGCACGCGTCCGGACGGCTTCCGTACCCACTATCCGCCCTACAAGGACAACATCCACGGACTCAATCGCTCGGGCCTGTTCGCGTTGTGCAACAGCGAGAAGCTTGGCGTCACGCTCAACCTGAAGAAGGGGCCGAAGGCCTTGGCGCTCGCCAAGCGCATCGTGAGTTGGGCGGACGTTCTGGTGGAGAACTTCAGTCCCGGCACCATCGGCCGGTTGGGGTTGGGATATGACACCCTGAAGGAGGTGAACCCGCGGCTCATCATGCTGAGCAGCTCGAATCTTGGCCAGACCGGTCCGCACGCGCACCATCCCGGCTTCGGTTCCCAGCTATCCTCCCTGGCGGGCTTCACCAACCTCACCGGATACCGGGACGGCTCCCCCCAGATTCTCTACGGTCCCTACATCGATTACATCGCCGTGGGTTACGGCGTGGTGGCAGTGTTGGCCGCGCTGGAGTACCGGGAGGCCACGGGCCGCGGACAGCACATCGACCTGGCGCAGTACGAGACCGGGCTCCAGTATCTCGCGCCGCTCCTGCTGGACTACACCGTCAACGGGCATATCGCCGTGCGCGACGGCAACCGCCATCCCGAGGCCTCGCCGCATGGTGCCTTCCCATGCGCGGGAGAGGACCAATGGTGCGTGCTGAGCGTGGCGTCCGACGAACAGTGGCGCGCGCTTTGCCACGTCATGGACCGGCCCGACTGGGGCGGACGCGACGAGTACTCCACGGCCGAGCGCCGGCGCGCCCGCGCCGACGAGCTGGAAACACGCATCGGCGAGTGGACACAAGGGTTCGAGGCGCGGGAGCTGGTGGAGAAGCTCCAGGCCGCCGGCGTTCCCGCGGGCGTCGTCAACGGCATGGAACGGATCTACGACGACCCCCAACTCGTGCACCGCGGCCAGTGGACCCGGATGGAGCAGGCCGAGATCGGCGCCATGTCCTACCAGCGCGCCCCCTTCACCCTGTCCGAAAGCGACAGCGGCCCCGACCGCCCGGACCCCCTCCTGGGCGAGCACAACGCCTACTTCTACCGCGAGCTGCTGGGCCTCTCGGAGGCCGAGTTCGACACCTTCACGAGCGAGGGGATCATCGACTAG
- a CDS encoding CoA transferase has translation MTLRENGPLSPYRILDLTDELGFLCGKTLGDLGADVIKLERPGGDAARRIGPYLDGERDPEKSLYWFASNNSKRGITLNLEAAEGRELFKRLVEKADFVLETFRPGYLEDIGLAHDVLRGVNPKLVQVSITPFGQTGPYSRYRATDIEIMAMSGCMSLTGDPGKAPLRVTFPQSYQWTGSYAAMAALVAHTQRRRTGRGEHVDVSAQACMLWGFSHAHTFWDLNRSVEKRAGSFMTGRTITGAKMRVFWPCKDGYLNFIIYGGEAGRKTNQALVEWMAEKGAAPAFLLERDWRTFNIERVTQEEIDVMEEPIAEFFIGVTKREFFEAVTGRGMLGYPVSTAQELLEDPQLAAREFWQEVEHPELNRSITYPGGFARFSESSCRIHRRAPLIGEHNGEVYGELGLDAGEMARLENEGVI, from the coding sequence ATGACTCTACGTGAAAACGGACCTCTGTCTCCCTATCGTATCCTGGACCTGACCGACGAGCTCGGCTTCCTGTGCGGCAAGACGCTGGGGGATCTCGGCGCGGACGTGATCAAGTTGGAGCGTCCGGGCGGCGACGCGGCCCGGCGCATCGGGCCGTACCTCGACGGCGAGCGCGACCCCGAGAAAAGCCTCTACTGGTTCGCCTCCAACAACAGCAAGCGCGGGATCACGTTGAATCTCGAGGCGGCCGAGGGGCGGGAGCTTTTCAAGCGTCTCGTCGAGAAGGCGGACTTTGTCCTGGAGACGTTCCGGCCGGGCTACCTGGAAGACATCGGCCTCGCCCACGACGTGCTGCGCGGCGTCAACCCCAAGCTGGTCCAGGTTTCCATTACCCCCTTCGGCCAGACCGGCCCCTACAGCCGCTACCGCGCCACCGATATCGAGATCATGGCCATGAGCGGCTGCATGTCGCTCACCGGCGATCCGGGCAAGGCGCCCCTCCGGGTGACCTTTCCCCAGTCCTACCAGTGGACCGGCTCCTACGCCGCCATGGCGGCGCTGGTGGCCCACACCCAGCGGCGGCGCACCGGCCGGGGCGAGCACGTGGACGTGTCCGCCCAGGCGTGCATGCTCTGGGGCTTCTCTCACGCCCACACTTTCTGGGACCTCAACCGCTCGGTGGAGAAGCGCGCCGGCTCCTTCATGACGGGCCGCACCATCACCGGCGCCAAGATGCGGGTATTCTGGCCGTGCAAGGACGGTTACCTGAACTTCATCATTTACGGCGGCGAGGCCGGGCGCAAGACGAACCAAGCTCTGGTGGAGTGGATGGCGGAGAAGGGCGCGGCGCCCGCGTTCCTGCTGGAAAGGGACTGGCGCACGTTTAACATCGAGCGCGTGACCCAGGAAGAGATCGACGTCATGGAGGAGCCCATCGCCGAGTTCTTCATCGGGGTCACCAAGCGGGAGTTCTTCGAGGCCGTGACCGGCCGCGGCATGCTGGGTTACCCCGTGTCCACCGCACAGGAACTCCTGGAGGATCCGCAGCTCGCGGCGCGGGAGTTCTGGCAGGAGGTGGAGCATCCCGAGTTGAACCGCTCCATCACCTACCCCGGAGGGTTCGCCCGTTTCTCGGAATCTTCGTGCCGGATCCACCGCCGGGCGCCGCTCATCGGCGAGCACAATGGGGAAGTCTACGGCGAACTGGGGCTGGACGCCGGGGAAATGGCGCGGCTGGAGAACGAGGGCGTGATCTAG
- a CDS encoding alpha/beta fold hydrolase, giving the protein MEEQVRFSNRTGERLAGVLHLPREEVVAAGVLLCHGMESSKESLKLVHLGKTLSRAGFALLRFDFTGAGESTGDFDSITCTRQVDDLAAAHGLLKDRGVERVAIVGSSMGGTTALMYAGAAEGVAALVTLAAPFDPRELVEQGFPTEARTRWRAQGFIEFYGRRLNVSFLEEALTIDVAAAVARITCPVLVIHGDADATVPVAHAHALHAALSAQKELCILPDADHRFTGPEGRTEALCRTEEWIIRHLRSPAA; this is encoded by the coding sequence ATGGAAGAGCAAGTCAGGTTCAGTAACCGCACGGGCGAGCGATTGGCGGGGGTGCTTCACCTGCCGCGAGAGGAGGTCGTGGCTGCCGGGGTGCTTCTGTGCCACGGCATGGAGTCGAGCAAGGAAAGCCTCAAGCTGGTGCATTTGGGCAAAACCCTGAGCCGGGCGGGCTTCGCCCTGCTGCGCTTCGACTTCACCGGCGCGGGCGAATCCACCGGAGACTTCGATTCCATCACCTGCACTCGACAGGTGGACGATCTTGCCGCCGCCCATGGTTTGCTGAAGGACCGTGGAGTGGAGCGGGTCGCCATCGTCGGATCCAGCATGGGCGGCACCACCGCGCTGATGTACGCCGGGGCAGCGGAGGGGGTGGCGGCGCTCGTAACCCTCGCCGCGCCGTTCGATCCACGGGAGTTGGTTGAACAGGGTTTTCCAACGGAGGCGCGCACACGCTGGCGCGCCCAAGGGTTCATCGAGTTCTACGGCCGCCGGCTCAACGTGAGTTTCCTGGAAGAGGCGCTGACCATCGACGTGGCCGCGGCGGTGGCGCGGATCACGTGTCCTGTGCTCGTGATCCACGGTGACGCCGACGCCACCGTCCCGGTGGCGCATGCGCATGCGCTCCACGCGGCGCTGTCCGCGCAGAAGGAGCTTTGCATCCTCCCCGACGCCGACCACCGTTTCACTGGGCCGGAAGGGCGCACCGAAGCCCTGTGCCGGACCGAGGAGTGGATCATCCGCCACTTGAGGAGCCCCGCGGCATGA
- the lspA gene encoding signal peptidase II — translation MILLLAAILLLDQGTKLIVDRTIPLHRSIPVVEGWFDLTHARNTGAAFGLLAGERRAVGSFILIAFSLAAVGFIIHLLRRLADTDTGLILSLTFILAGALGNLIDRVFHGEVIDFLDVYWNAYHWPAFNVADSFITVGAVLCLWFLMRTKGRDPFAPR, via the coding sequence GTGATCCTGCTGCTGGCCGCCATCCTGCTGCTCGATCAGGGCACCAAGCTGATCGTGGACCGCACGATTCCGCTGCATCGCTCCATACCCGTCGTCGAGGGTTGGTTCGACCTGACCCATGCCCGCAACACGGGCGCCGCGTTCGGGTTGCTGGCTGGCGAGCGCCGGGCCGTGGGCTCCTTCATCCTCATCGCGTTCTCGCTGGCGGCCGTGGGTTTCATCATCCACCTGCTGCGCCGGCTGGCGGATACGGACACCGGGCTCATCCTGTCGCTGACGTTCATTCTGGCGGGCGCGTTGGGAAACCTCATCGACCGCGTTTTCCACGGCGAGGTGATCGATTTCCTCGACGTGTACTGGAACGCCTACCACTGGCCCGCGTTCAACGTGGCCGACAGCTTCATCACCGTGGGCGCGGTGCTGTGCCTGTGGTTCCTCATGCGGACCAAGGGCCGGGATCCGTTCGCGCCGCGATAG
- the ileS gene encoding isoleucine--tRNA ligase, whose product MDYKETLNLPKTAFPMRGNLPQKEPARVEQWEREAIHEKMVEANRGRPTFILHDGPPYANERIHIGHALNKVLKDIIVKYKSMRGFCAPYIPGWDCHGLPIELQVEKSLGRAKKNALSKVEVRRLCREHAEKFIGVQREEFKRLGVLGRWAEPYRTIDYSYEATEVRELGKFMASGAMYRSKKPVYWCASCATALAEAEVEYNDQVTPSVYVKFPVKDAKGKLPDDDCAFVIWTTTPWTLPANQAIALHPRMRYRRVRTPAGVLVVAEELLSLLMEVFGYGAGEFETLDGSWSGAELEGIVCAHAWIERDVAVILGDFVTADQGTGCVHVAPGHGHEDFEAGQRYGLDAYAPVDGDGRFTADAEEFAGQMVFDANPAIVARLGEAGKLLKAQDFSHSYPHCWRCKQPVLFRATEQWFISMAHTGLRQGSLDAIEQVQWIPPWGQDRITGMMANRPDWCISRQRSWGVPIPVLYCTDCGEMNLSEALCEHVAQLFEEEGSDAWFARPPEELVPAGFSCWSCGSTRFSKEEDILDVWFDSGVSHAAVVERHPELGGRADLYLEGSDQHRGWFHTSLLTSVGTRGQAPYEGVLTHGFVLDGKGHKMSKSMGNVTAPQEIIKKFGADIIRLWVAAEDYRDDVRISNEILNRLVESYRRLRNTARFLIGNLHDFDPARDAVSADALEPLDRWILDRNQRLLGRCLEAFDKYEFHFVYHALNNYCSVDLSALYLDIVKDRLYCEGRDSAARRSAQTALHGILQTLVHLTAPVLSFTAEEIWEHAPRTAASPDSVLLSPIPQPDEGLLDAALAAEWELRLDLRGEVLKALEVARQCGAIGHSLDARVALYPDAYDKAPGIQELLRASPPTPWEDVFIVSQVSVPAGGAPADLACPDPKAEPGAEAGNGDGGAAAGQGTGYLSTLLGGAIAVYPADGAKCERCWKYHEGVGGDAAHPGVCPRCAEVLQSLPRAENAHA is encoded by the coding sequence ATGGACTATAAAGAGACGCTCAACCTCCCCAAGACCGCGTTTCCCATGCGCGGCAACCTGCCCCAGAAGGAGCCCGCGCGGGTGGAGCAGTGGGAGCGTGAAGCCATCCACGAGAAGATGGTGGAGGCCAATCGCGGCCGCCCCACGTTCATCCTCCATGACGGTCCCCCGTACGCCAACGAGCGCATTCACATCGGACACGCTCTCAACAAGGTCCTGAAGGACATCATCGTCAAGTACAAGAGCATGCGCGGCTTTTGCGCGCCCTACATCCCCGGCTGGGACTGTCACGGGCTTCCCATCGAGCTGCAGGTGGAGAAGAGCCTGGGGCGCGCGAAAAAGAACGCCCTCAGCAAGGTGGAGGTCCGCAGGCTGTGCCGGGAGCATGCGGAGAAGTTCATCGGCGTGCAGCGCGAGGAGTTCAAGCGCCTGGGAGTGCTGGGCCGCTGGGCCGAGCCCTACCGCACCATCGACTACTCCTACGAGGCCACCGAGGTGCGCGAGCTGGGCAAGTTCATGGCCAGCGGCGCCATGTACCGGAGCAAGAAGCCGGTTTACTGGTGCGCGTCCTGTGCCACCGCCCTGGCCGAGGCCGAGGTCGAATACAACGACCAGGTGACGCCCTCGGTGTACGTGAAGTTTCCGGTCAAGGACGCCAAGGGCAAGCTGCCGGATGACGACTGTGCCTTCGTTATCTGGACCACCACGCCGTGGACGCTGCCGGCCAACCAGGCCATCGCCCTGCACCCGCGGATGCGTTACCGGCGCGTGCGCACGCCCGCGGGCGTGCTGGTGGTGGCGGAGGAGTTGTTGTCCTTGCTGATGGAGGTTTTCGGCTACGGCGCCGGCGAGTTCGAGACACTGGACGGTTCCTGGTCCGGAGCGGAGCTGGAAGGCATCGTCTGCGCCCACGCGTGGATCGAGCGGGACGTCGCGGTGATCCTCGGCGACTTCGTCACCGCGGATCAGGGCACGGGCTGCGTCCACGTGGCGCCGGGCCACGGGCACGAGGACTTCGAGGCCGGCCAGCGTTACGGCCTCGACGCCTACGCGCCGGTGGACGGGGACGGACGCTTCACCGCGGACGCGGAGGAGTTCGCCGGCCAGATGGTCTTCGACGCAAACCCCGCCATCGTCGCCAGGCTGGGCGAGGCCGGGAAGCTGCTCAAGGCCCAGGACTTCAGCCACAGCTACCCCCACTGCTGGCGCTGCAAGCAGCCGGTGCTGTTCCGCGCCACCGAGCAATGGTTCATCTCCATGGCGCACACGGGTCTGCGGCAGGGCTCGCTGGACGCCATCGAGCAGGTGCAGTGGATCCCGCCCTGGGGACAGGACCGCATCACCGGCATGATGGCCAACCGTCCCGACTGGTGCATTTCCCGCCAGCGTTCCTGGGGTGTGCCCATCCCTGTGCTCTACTGCACGGACTGCGGCGAGATGAACCTGAGCGAGGCGCTGTGCGAGCACGTGGCGCAACTGTTCGAGGAAGAAGGGTCCGACGCCTGGTTCGCGCGTCCGCCGGAAGAGCTGGTGCCGGCGGGCTTCTCATGCTGGTCCTGCGGTTCGACCCGGTTTTCCAAGGAGGAGGACATCCTGGACGTGTGGTTCGACTCGGGCGTGAGCCACGCCGCGGTGGTGGAGCGCCACCCGGAGCTGGGCGGCCGCGCCGACCTCTACCTCGAAGGCAGCGACCAGCACCGGGGCTGGTTCCACACCTCGCTCCTGACCTCGGTGGGCACCCGCGGCCAAGCGCCCTACGAGGGTGTCCTCACCCACGGCTTCGTGCTCGACGGCAAGGGCCACAAGATGTCCAAGTCCATGGGCAACGTGACCGCGCCCCAGGAGATCATCAAGAAGTTCGGCGCCGACATCATCCGGCTGTGGGTGGCGGCCGAGGACTACCGCGACGACGTGCGCATCTCCAACGAGATCCTGAACCGGCTGGTGGAGTCGTACCGGCGGCTGCGCAACACCGCTCGGTTCCTCATCGGCAACCTCCACGACTTCGACCCCGCGCGCGACGCCGTGAGCGCGGACGCCCTGGAGCCCTTGGACCGATGGATTCTCGACCGCAACCAGCGGCTGCTGGGAAGGTGCCTGGAGGCCTTCGACAAGTACGAGTTCCACTTCGTTTACCACGCGCTCAACAACTACTGCAGCGTGGACCTGAGCGCGCTCTACCTCGACATCGTCAAGGACCGGCTCTACTGCGAGGGGCGCGACTCCGCCGCCCGCCGCTCGGCCCAGACCGCGCTCCACGGCATCCTGCAGACCCTGGTGCACCTGACGGCGCCGGTGCTGTCGTTCACCGCCGAGGAGATCTGGGAGCACGCGCCGCGCACGGCGGCGAGCCCCGACAGTGTGCTGCTGTCGCCCATCCCGCAGCCCGACGAGGGGTTGCTGGACGCGGCGCTGGCGGCCGAGTGGGAGCTGCGGCTGGACCTGCGCGGCGAGGTGCTGAAGGCGCTGGAGGTGGCGCGCCAGTGCGGCGCCATCGGCCATTCCCTGGACGCGCGGGTGGCGCTCTACCCGGACGCTTACGATAAGGCGCCGGGCATCCAGGAACTGTTGCGCGCAAGCCCGCCCACGCCCTGGGAGGACGTCTTCATCGTGTCGCAGGTGTCCGTGCCGGCGGGCGGCGCGCCCGCGGACCTGGCCTGCCCGGACCCCAAGGCCGAGCCCGGCGCGGAGGCCGGCAACGGAGACGGCGGCGCGGCGGCGGGGCAGGGCACGGGCTACTTGAGCACGCTCCTGGGCGGGGCCATCGCCGTGTACCCGGCGGACGGGGCCAAGTGCGAGCGCTGCTGGAAATACCATGAGGGCGTGGGCGGAGACGCGGCCCATCCGGGTGTCTGTCCGCGCTGCGCGGAGGTGTTGCAATCTTTACCGCGGGCCGAAAACGCGCACGCGTGA
- a CDS encoding class II aldolase/adducin family protein produces MARKQPGKANTRQIGQLKKLVALATRILFHQGLADYHGHVSARIPGTNRLLIKPVLAPLGSIRAKDIMEVDIDAYMENSEANWAKAGNQKAVINLKIPPRETMIHAAILQARPDVNSVVHTHQPLATAFAIAGVPIRPIYNQASAFAPETPIFHSPRLIYSLQDGAELVATLGDRMAVLMQGHGMTTVGDCVEEATSHAVYLERTAYMQWVASSIGEAPSMPGRNIAIMGATNRGRAHHAFAYFTGLLPDDMKE; encoded by the coding sequence ATGGCCAGGAAACAACCGGGCAAGGCTAATACGCGCCAGATCGGACAGCTCAAGAAGCTCGTGGCGCTGGCCACGCGCATCCTGTTCCACCAAGGACTCGCCGACTACCACGGCCACGTGAGCGCGCGCATCCCCGGCACCAACCGGCTGCTGATCAAGCCGGTGCTGGCGCCCTTGGGGTCGATCCGTGCCAAGGACATCATGGAAGTGGACATCGACGCCTACATGGAGAACAGCGAGGCCAACTGGGCCAAGGCCGGCAACCAGAAAGCCGTGATCAATCTCAAGATCCCGCCCCGGGAAACCATGATCCACGCGGCCATCCTGCAGGCGCGCCCGGACGTCAACTCGGTGGTGCACACGCACCAGCCCCTGGCCACGGCCTTCGCCATCGCCGGCGTGCCCATCCGTCCCATCTACAACCAGGCCTCGGCGTTCGCGCCGGAGACGCCCATCTTCCACAGCCCCCGGCTCATCTACAGTCTCCAGGACGGAGCCGAGCTGGTGGCCACGCTGGGCGACCGCATGGCCGTGCTCATGCAGGGTCACGGCATGACCACGGTGGGCGACTGCGTGGAGGAGGCCACCAGCCACGCCGTCTACCTGGAGCGCACCGCCTACATGCAGTGGGTGGCCAGCAGCATCGGCGAGGCGCCCTCCATGCCGGGCCGAAACATCGCCATCATGGGCGCCACCAACCGCGGGCGCGCCCATCACGCGTTCGCCTATTTCACCGGCCTGCTGCCGGACGACATGAAGGAATAG
- a CDS encoding UbiD family decarboxylase, translating to MAEANSAGSAGTGRPIQDIREWLDRAEGINELIQIDKPVDRDEEMSAITYLVAKQKPSPAILFENPQGFEDSPIGARMLWNILGPSSKRIALTIEEPPETPTLELIRRLKDKMKDRIPPREIPAAQAPVYENTLAGDDIDLEQLPIPRHWPLDGGRYAGTADAVFTRDPDSGYLNIGTYRMMLQGKNEVGLYLSPGKDARLHITRYWEKGEDVPVAAAWGIDPLFMLVGSQTFPKNVSEYEFAGGIKGEAIPVVRAETSDLLLPANAELVIEGVIRPNSVKTEGPFGEFPGYYGRPEAGCPLVEVTRVHHRTHPVLTNAIMADYPSCEQSGFFAVIRSARIWDDLDKLGIPGVQGVYAHPAGAGGFGMTVISLEQRYAGHAAQCLALAAQVPGGAYYTKWIIAVDEDIDPTDMDQVIWAMSSRSNPIEDIDVLRNTWSTWLDPTQNPPEERPYGSKALINACKEHRYLPVFSKRTTLRREMYDQVAERWKELGLRGIIPTVRAFEEDKRVVYHEQGGFEPGKK from the coding sequence ATGGCCGAAGCGAACAGCGCCGGGTCCGCGGGGACCGGGCGCCCGATTCAAGACATCCGTGAGTGGCTCGACCGCGCCGAGGGGATCAACGAGCTGATCCAGATCGACAAGCCGGTGGACCGGGACGAGGAGATGAGCGCCATCACCTACCTGGTGGCCAAGCAGAAGCCCTCGCCCGCCATCCTGTTCGAGAATCCCCAGGGGTTCGAGGACAGCCCCATCGGCGCGCGCATGCTGTGGAACATCCTGGGGCCGAGCTCCAAGCGCATCGCCCTCACCATCGAGGAGCCGCCGGAGACGCCCACGCTGGAGCTGATCCGGCGGCTGAAGGATAAGATGAAGGACCGCATCCCGCCGCGCGAGATCCCGGCGGCCCAGGCGCCGGTTTACGAGAACACCCTTGCCGGCGACGACATCGACCTGGAGCAGCTCCCGATTCCGCGCCACTGGCCGCTGGACGGCGGACGCTACGCGGGCACGGCGGACGCGGTGTTCACGCGCGACCCGGACTCCGGCTACCTGAACATCGGCACCTACCGGATGATGCTCCAGGGCAAGAACGAGGTGGGGCTCTACCTGTCGCCGGGCAAGGATGCGCGGTTGCACATCACCCGCTATTGGGAAAAGGGCGAGGACGTGCCCGTGGCCGCCGCCTGGGGTATCGACCCGCTGTTCATGCTGGTGGGCTCCCAGACCTTCCCCAAGAACGTATCCGAGTACGAGTTCGCCGGCGGCATCAAGGGAGAGGCCATCCCGGTCGTGCGCGCCGAGACCAGCGACCTGCTGCTGCCGGCCAACGCCGAACTGGTGATCGAGGGGGTCATCCGCCCCAATTCCGTGAAGACCGAGGGGCCGTTCGGCGAGTTTCCGGGCTACTACGGCCGGCCGGAGGCGGGCTGTCCGCTGGTGGAGGTCACCCGCGTGCACCATCGCACCCACCCGGTGCTCACCAATGCCATCATGGCGGACTACCCGTCGTGCGAGCAGAGCGGTTTCTTCGCCGTCATCCGGTCGGCGCGCATCTGGGACGACCTCGACAAGCTCGGCATCCCGGGGGTTCAGGGCGTCTACGCCCACCCCGCGGGCGCCGGCGGCTTCGGCATGACGGTCATCAGCCTGGAGCAGCGCTACGCCGGCCACGCGGCCCAGTGCCTGGCGCTGGCGGCGCAGGTTCCCGGCGGCGCCTACTACACCAAGTGGATCATCGCGGTGGACGAGGACATCGACCCCACGGACATGGACCAGGTGATCTGGGCCATGAGCAGCCGCAGCAATCCCATCGAGGACATCGACGTGCTGCGCAACACCTGGAGCACCTGGCTGGACCCCACCCAGAACCCGCCGGAAGAGCGGCCGTACGGGTCCAAGGCGCTGATCAACGCCTGCAAGGAGCACCGCTACCTGCCGGTCTTCTCCAAGCGCACCACGCTGAGGCGCGAGATGTACGACCAGGTGGCCGAGCGCTGGAAGGAACTGGGGCTGCGCGGGATCATTCCCACGGTGCGCGCCTTCGAGGAAGACAAGAGGGTCGTCTACCACGAGCAGGGCGGATTCGAGCCCGGGAAGAAGTAG
- a CDS encoding GPP34 family phosphoprotein codes for MLTLTEEIMLLMLDDDGVYRPVRGSAVEYILVGAVLMDLAFAKRIDTDPEKLMVTDPTPTGNSLLDRTLERIANAGETMSTKVWMEVLAREQAADIRQQAVSTLIERGIVEAKDGSFRIFRSIRRYPTIDERIEREAKLRLKDVLLSDDTPDPRDVAMIGLLDACGILDALFSEPEMERARSRIKQLRMMDLIGRAVGSVVTDIEKSITMAMAPLTR; via the coding sequence ATGCTCACATTGACCGAAGAGATCATGCTGTTGATGCTGGACGACGACGGTGTATACCGGCCGGTCCGCGGCAGCGCCGTGGAGTACATCCTGGTTGGCGCCGTGCTGATGGACCTGGCCTTCGCCAAACGCATCGACACCGACCCCGAGAAGCTGATGGTGACCGACCCGACACCCACCGGCAACTCGCTGCTGGACAGGACCCTGGAACGCATCGCCAATGCCGGGGAGACCATGAGTACCAAGGTGTGGATGGAGGTGCTGGCCCGGGAGCAGGCTGCCGACATCCGCCAACAGGCCGTGAGCACACTCATCGAACGCGGCATTGTCGAGGCCAAAGACGGGAGTTTCCGGATCTTTCGTTCTATCCGGCGCTATCCAACCATCGACGAACGCATCGAACGCGAGGCCAAGCTGCGGTTGAAGGATGTACTGCTGTCCGACGATACTCCGGACCCCCGGGACGTTGCCATGATCGGCCTGCTGGATGCCTGCGGCATCCTGGACGCCTTATTCTCGGAACCCGAGATGGAACGGGCTCGCTCCCGTATCAAGCAACTCCGGATGATGGATCTCATCGGCCGTGCGGTGGGCAGCGTCGTCACCGACATCGAAAAGTCCATCACCATGGCCATGGCCCCGTTGACGCGCTAG
- a CDS encoding STAS domain-containing protein, which translates to MDIQEETSGSMVVVAPSGRVDGFTSPELEKRISEIIERGDHRLLLDCANMDYISSAGLRVVLVSAKKCQQQGGKLSVCALQPSCKSVMEVSGFLNMLEYHDTRDAALAAG; encoded by the coding sequence ATGGACATTCAAGAGGAAACCAGCGGATCGATGGTGGTCGTGGCCCCGAGCGGGCGCGTTGACGGTTTCACCAGCCCGGAACTCGAGAAGCGGATCTCGGAGATCATAGAGCGTGGCGACCACCGCCTGCTGTTGGACTGCGCCAACATGGACTACATCAGCAGCGCCGGACTGCGGGTGGTCCTCGTGAGCGCGAAGAAGTGCCAGCAGCAAGGCGGAAAACTGTCGGTGTGCGCGCTCCAGCCTTCGTGCAAATCGGTCATGGAGGTCAGCGGTTTTCTCAACATGCTCGAATACCACGACACCCGCGATGCCGCCCTCGCGGCAGGATAG